The Halomonas sp. THAF5a genome segment AGGAAGCTGAGCGAACTGGTGATCCACCATCTCGATGAGGAGGAACACGAGGTCTTTCAGCTCGCGGGCCGGGGGCTTGCGGAAAACCAGAAAACCGAACTTGCCGAAGCCTATCGGCAAGAAATGGCGAGACAGCGGCAGGACGCCTAGGAGTGCGAGGGAGGGCTGGACTGACGGAAGACACCCTCGATGATCCTGACCCGGTCCGCAGCCAGGTTGTCGCGCAGGTTGCGTCCCATCTCGGCGAAAACCTCGCCGAAGATCAGCCCCGGCCCGGGCAGCGCGGGGCCGGACGCGGCGGCCTCGCCCTCCCGGCGGCTATGCTTGCGCCGCCACTCGAGCGCCGCCGCGGTGACGTCCTGCACCGCCACCGGGACGAAGCCGCCCGCGGTGAGCAGGGCCTCGAGGGCGTGGCGGGAGCGCAGGTGGCTGGTCGCCGCGTCTCGCGCCCAGGGCACCGGGAGCAGCAGCGGCGACGCCTCGTCGCCCGCCACCACCTCATGCAGCAGCACCCGGCCGCCCGGCACCAGGAGCCGCCACCATTCGGCCAGCACCGCCGCCGCATCGGGCATGTTCATCAGCGCGTGCTGGCACCAGACGACCTCGACGCTGGCGTCCGGCAGCGGGACCCGCGCGGCATCGGCGCACAAGAAGTGCGTCCGGTCGTCGAGCCCAGTGGCGCGACTGAGCCACTGCGCCACCTCGACGAAGGCCGGGGTGATGTCGAGCCCCGTCACCTCGCTGCCGAACGCCGCCGCAAGCAGCCGGCTGGCCCCGCCGGTGCCGCATCCCACGTCCAGCACCCGATCGCCGGGCACCAGCTCGCCCCGGGCCGCCAGCGACCGGCTGGCCCGGCGCCCCCCGAGGTGCAGCTGGTCGATGCCGGCGATCGCATCGAGGGTCAGCCGCTCCGGGTCGTGGCCCGCGGCACCAAAGGCCTCGCGCAGCCTCGCCGCGAGATCTGGCTCGCCGGCGGCGCGGGGGGCATCATAGTGAGCCACGAGGGGGCGGGCGGCGAAGCGATCCACGGGGTCGGTCATGGCGGCGTCCTGGCGACGTGCTGAGGAAGGTGGCGCTGCCAGTCTACCCGCCGCGTGCCGCGCCCCCTATCCTGCAAAGGTCACGCCCGACCGCCATTTTCGACCGCTTCACGACAAGGAGTCTGTCGCCATGTCACGACCGCTGCTCACCGCGGCCCTGCTGGGGCTCGGCCTCGCCGGCTGCACCGGCCTGCCCGAGGGCACCCGCGCCGTCTCCGACTTCTCGCTCGATCGCTACCTCGGCCGGTGGTACGAGATCGCCCGCCTCGACCACGGCTTCGAGGAGGGGCTCGACTGCGTGACCGCCGACTACTCGCGTCGCGAGGCGGGCGGCGTGCGGGTGATCAATCGCGGCGTGGACCTCGCCGCCGGCGAGGAGAGCGTCGCCGAGGGCAAGGCCTACCCGATCGGCGCACCGGGCGAGGGCCGGCTGAAGGTCAGCTTCTTCGGCCCCTTCTACGCCGGCTACAACGTGCTCGCCCTGGACCCGGCGTACGACTGGGCCCTGGTGGCCGGCCCCGACCGCGACTACCTGTGGCTGCTGTCGCGCACCCCCGAGCTCGCGCCCGCCACCTACCAGACGCTCGTCGCACGCGCCCGGGCGCTGGACTTCCCGGTGGAGGAACTGATCGAGGTGGAACAGGGCGAGGCCTGCGCCGCCTGGCGCTGAGGAAATTTCACCCTGGGCCCCGCCACTTTCATCCGCCCGACGCGGGGTCTTGAGTCCCTCGAGCCGCGACGGGAAGGTGACGGCCATCACCATCATGCCAACAACAGGTGTCCGCATGCCCTCCGAGATGAGTCTCGAGCAGTTCTTCGCCCGCCTCTGGGACGACTACACCGCCATGACGCCCCAGGCGAGCCGCCTCCACGCGGCCCTGGTCGCCGACGGCGAGACCATCGTCAACGACCACGTGGCCTTTCGCACCTTCGATCGTGGACCGATCCGCCTGGCCGAGCTGGAGCCCCACCTGCTGGCGCTGGGCTACACCCGCCTGGAGCCCTACGACTTCGAGGCCAAGAAGCTGCGCGCCTGGGGCTACCTGCCGCCCCGCGACGACCAGCCGCGGGTCTTCCTCTCGGAGCTGAAGTGCGACGCGCTCTCCGCGTCGGCCCAGGCGATCATCGACGACCTGGTGGCCCAGATCGACCCCGCCCGGATCGCCTCGCCCGAGGTGATGTGGGCCGGCCGCCTCTGGGAGGCGCCGAGCTGGGAGGCCTACCAGGCCCTGGCCGAGGAGAGCGAGTACGCCGCCTGGCTGTCGATCATCGGGCTGCGCGCCAACCACTTCACGATCAGCGTCAACCGGCTGCGCCAGACCCCCACCCTGGCCTCGCTGCTGGAGAAGGTCGAGGCGCTGGGGCTTTCCATCAACACCTCCGGCGGGCGCATCAAGGGCTCGCCGGAGGTGCTGCTGGAGCAGGCCTCGACCCTGGCCGACCGCATGCCCTTCACCTTCGCCGGCGGCCGGGTCGAGGAGATCCCCACCTGCTACTACGAGTTCGCGCGCCGCTATGCCGACGCCGAGGGTCGGCTCTACCAGGGCTTCGTCGCCGCCAGCGCCGACCGCATCTTCGAATCCACCGACGTGCGCCGCGACCATGCTCTCTGAGTGGCTGGACCAGGCGCTGGAGGGGCGTGAGCCGGCGGCTCGCGAGGGGCGCGTGCCCGGCGGGCGCTACCGGCTGCTCGCTCCCGGCGTGCTGGAGCTCGTGCCGGACACCTGCCGCGACGAGGCGCGGGCCTGCGTGCTCTCGGTGGGCATCCACGGCAACGAGACCGCCCCCATCGAACTCGTGGGCGCGCTGCTCGCGCGGCTCGAGGCGGGCCTGCTGACGCTGGGCGCGCCGCTGCTGGTGCTGCTCGGCCATCCGGAGGCGATCCGGCGCGGCGAGCGCTTCGTCGCGACCAACCTCAACCGGCTGTTCCGGCGCGACCTCATCGAGGCCGGCGACGAGCCCGACCGGGCGCGGACGCTGATGGCCGCGGTCGACGCCTTCTACGGACGCCACGCCTCGCTTGCCCCGCTGCACTACGACCTGCACACGGCGATCCGCGACAGCCGCTTCCCGCGCTTCGTGGTCGAGCCCTTCGGCGAGACGCCGACGCCGCCGGCGCAGTGGCAGTGGCTGGCCGGCGCCGACATCCAGGCGGTGCTCCACCAGCACCGCCACAGCTGGACCTTCTCGCACTACTCGAAGCACTACCACGGCGCGGCGGCCTTCACCCTGGAGCTGGGCCGTGCCCTGCCCTTCGGCGCCAACGACCTCGCGCCGCTCGCCCCCATGGGCCGGCTGCTCGAGGCGCTGGTCGAGGGCCGCGCGCCCGAGGGCGACGCGCCCACCCGCATGGCCTTCTTCCGCGCCGAGCACGAGCTGATGCGCCACGCCCCGGACTTCCGGCTCTGCTTCCCCGATGACACGCCGAACTTCACCGAGTTCGCGCCGGGCACCCGGCTCGCCGAGGACGCCAGCGCCGGCCCCTTCGACGTCGGCGAGACGCCGCTGTCGGTGGTCTTCCCCAACGCCAGGGTCGAGATCGGCGCCCGGGCGGCGCTGCTGGTGGTGCCGAGCCCGCCACCGGCCTGACGGCCCGGCCCCGCTTGGGGCCAGGCCCCTCACGGACAATAACAACAGCCAGGAGACACCCCATGCCCTATGCCCCGCGCCCACGGAATCACGCCCGGCTCGCCGAGACGTCGTGTCCCCCTGCCGGAATGTCGCCGGCCTGTTAGAATCGCCTCCTTTTTGATCGCCGGGCCGCCGCCGGGGGCCGCGTGCCCCTGGACCGACGTTGCCCCCGCCCCCGGCACGCCTCGCAGCGACGGCGATCAAGGACCTATGTTGATCACGGAAGCATGCTGGTCACAGACCTGCGATGATCGCCCCCGCGCCGGCCGATCCTCGATGCGGCGGACCACCCACGATCTGGAGCCCGTTTCATGGCCGATACCCCGATTCCGCTGGAAGTGCGCAATATCACCAAGCGCTTCGGCGACACCGATGTCCTCAAGGGCCTCTCCCTGAAGGCCCACAAGGGCGATGTGATCACCCTGATCGGAGCCTCCGGCTCCGGCAAGAGCACCTTCCTGCGCTGCATGAACCTGCTCGAGCAGCCCGACGAGGGCGACCTGATCGTCCACGGCGAGAACATCCAGTTCAAGCTGACCAAGCACGGCCGCGAACCGGCCGACTGGAAGCAGGTGGTGCGCATGCGCGCCAAGCTCTCCATGGTGTTCCAGGGCTTCAACCTCTGGGCCCACATGACCCTGCTCGAGAACATCATCGAGGCCCCGGTCCACGTGCTCGGCAAGCCCAGGCAGGAGGCGATCGCCCACGCCCGCGAGCTGCTCGAGCGGGTCGGCCTCGCCGAGCGTGCCGACTACTACCCGGCCCAGATGTCCGGCGGCCAGCAGCAGCGCGGCGCCATCGCCCGGGCACTGGCCATGGACCCGGAGGTGATGCTGTTCGACGAGCCGACCTCGGCGCTGGACCCGGAGCTCGTCGGCGACGTCCTCAAGGTGATGCGCGACCTCGCCCGGGAGGGGCGCACCATGATCGTGGTGACCCACGAGATGGCCTTCGCCCGGGACGTCTCCAGCCAGGTGATCTACCTGCACCAGGGCCAGGTCGAGGAGGCCGGACCGCCCGACGAGGTACTCGGCAATCCCCGTTCCGAGCGCCTCAAGCAGTTCCTGGCGCCCAAGCACTGATGGGCCGGCCCGGGACAAGGAGAGAGACATGATCGACCTGCACGGCTACGGCCCGCGCCTTCTCGAGGGCGCCATGATCACCATCCAGCTGGGGGTGCTGTCGCTGATTCTGGCGGTGGTGCTCGGCCTGCTGACCGCCAGCGCCAAGATGTCGCGCAGCTGGCTGGCCCACCGCCTCGGCACCCTCTACACCACCATCATCCGCGGCGTGCCGGACCTGGTGCTGATGATGCTGCTGTTCTTCGGCGGCCAGATCGGCATCAACCAGATCACCGATGCCCTCTATAACCACTTCGGGATCGACATCTTCATCAACGTCAACGAGTTCGTGGCGGGGGTGATCACCATCGGCCTGATCTTCGGCGCCTACATGGGCGAGACCTTCCGCGGCGCCTTCCTGGCGGTGGACAGCGGCCAGATCGAGGCGGGGCGCGCCTACGGCATGACCCCATGGCTGGTGTTCCGGCGCATCCGCTTCCCGCAGATGATGCGCCACGCGATCCCGGGGCTCTCCAACAACTGGATGGTGCTGCTCAAGACCACGGCGCTGGTCTCGGTGATCGGGCTCTCGGACATGGTCCGCGTGGCCGCCGAGGCCTCCAAGGCGACCCGCGAGCCGTTCACCTTCATGATCATCGTCGCCGCCATCTACCTGCTGATCGCCAGCGTCTCGGAGTGGGGCTTCGCGCGGCTGCAGAAACGCTATAACGTCGGCTACCGGGAGGCAGACTGATGGACGCCCTGATGACCTGGCTGGAGGCCCGGCTGGCCGACAACAGCATCTTCACCCTGCAGACCCTCGGCTACTACGGCGAGGGCCTGGTCACCACCGTGCAGCTGGTGTTCCTGTCGCTGATCATCGGCCTGGTGCTGGCGGTGCCGCTGGCCATCGGCCGCGGTTCGAGCCACCGCTGGGTGAGCCTGCCGATCTTCCTCTACTGCTACGTCTTCCGCGGCACGCCGCTGCTGGTGCAGCTCTACCTGATCTACTACGGCGTGGTCTTCGTCGAGGGCATCCAGGAGACCTGGCTGTGGGTGATCCTCGAGGAGCCCTTCGTGCCGGCGCTGATCGCCTTCACGCTGAACACCGCGGCCTACACCACCGAGATCTTCCGCGGCGCCATCAAGTCCACGGATCGCGGCGAGATCGAGGCGGCGCGCGCCTACGGCATGTCCCGGGGGCTGATGCTCAGGCGCATCGTGCTGCCCAGCGCCTTTCGCCGGGCGCTGCCGGCCTACGGCAACGAGGTGATCTTCATGCTCCACGCCAGCGCCATCGCCAGCGTGGTCACCATCATGGACCTCACCGGCGCGGCACGCTTCGTCTACGCGCGCTTCTACGCGCCCTTCGATGCCTTCCTGTTCGTGGCCGCGATCTACCTCTGCCTCACCTTCGCGATCCTCTACCTGTTCCGCTATCTGGAAAGGCGACTGCTGGCGCACCTCAAGCCGGCCGGCGGCTGACCGCCGACGACAAGCAGCGTCAAACAAGCGTTGGAAGCGGGCGCTCGAATCGAGCGCCCGCCTCTTCCGATGGGCTCGATCATCGAATATCGTGACCGGGTCAGCACCCACAAGGTGAACGCACCAACAATAGGGAAAACCCCCATGAAAATGAACCACCTCCTGAGCCTCGGCGTCATCGGCGCCACCCTGATCGCCGGTAGCGCCAGCGCCGAGGTCCGCGACATCCGCATCGGCGTCGACGTGCCCTACGAGCCCATGGAGTATCGCACCCCCGAGGGCGAGCTGACCGGCTTCGACATCGACCTGGGCAACGCCCTGTGCGCCGAGATCGGCATCCAGTGCGAGTGGGTCGTGCAGGGCTGGGACGGCATCATCCCCGGCCTGAAGGCGCGCAAGTACGACGCCATCATGTCCTCCATGACCATCAACGAGCAGCGTCGCGAGCAGGTGCTGTTCTCCGATCCCTACATCACCCCGCCCTCGGCCTGGTTCGCCCCCGGCGACGTCGCGATCGACACCCCGTCCGACGAGACCCTCGAGGGCCTGACCCTCGGCGTGCAGCGCGGCACCCTGCAGGACAACTACGTCACCGACATGTACGGCGACGTGGCAGAGGTGAACCGCTACGCCACCGCCGACGACATGGTGCTGGACATGGATTCCGGCCGCCTCGACGCCGCCTTCCTCGACTTCCCGATCGGCAAGTCCACCCTGCTCGACAGCGAGGCCGGCGACTACAAGGTGATCGGCGAGAAGGTCACCGAGCCCAAGGAGTACTTCGGCGAAGGCTTCGGCATCGCCTTCCGCCAGCGCGACGGCGAGCTGGCCGAAGCCTTCAACGCGGCCCTGTCCACGCTGAAGGAGAACGGCACCTACGACGAGATCCACGCCAAGTACTTCGGCGCGGACTGAGCCGGACGGCGACCGCCGCCCGACGCGAACGTCACCGCAAGACCGGGGCCTCAGGGCCCCGGTCTTGCGTTGGCGGAAGGGTCAACAGAGGACCGATGTCGGTCGCCGCCCCGTGGCCGGGCATCAGCGGCGCATCGCCATCGCCCGACGCAGGAAGGCCAGGAGCCAGCGCGCCATCAGGGTGTCGTCTACCGGGGCCGAGAGGGACGCCTCCCCCTGGCGCACCCGATGGTGACCGACCTGGTCGGCGCGTAGCGCCATCAGGTCCCGGGAATAGTCCTTGGTGAACTCGGGGTGTCCCTGCACGCCGAGAAAGTGCTCGCCGAGCTGCATCAGGTAGCGCGGACAGAAGGCGCTGCCGCCGAGCACCCGCGCCCCGGGCGGCAGTCGCGTCACCTGGTCCTGGTGGCTGACCAGCAGGGCGAGGCCGGGCTGCCAGGGCACCATCCAGTCGGCACGCGCGGTCACCCGGTTGCAGGAGCGGCCCACGCCCCAGCCCCGCTCGCTCTTCGCCACCTCGCCGCCCAGGGCCTTCGCCATCAGCTGGTGGCCGAAGCAGATGCCGACCAGCGGCTTTCCCGCGGCCCACAGGTCGCGAACGAAGGCCTCCAGCGCGACGATCCAGGGCAGCTCGTCGTTGACGCCGAACTTCGACCCCGTGGTCATCCAGGCGTCCACCGCCTCGGGATCGTCGGGGATCTCGCCGTCGAGGCAGCGCCAGACGCGAAACTCGAGGGTCGGGTCGACGCGATGGAAGAGCGCCTCGAACATCGCGGGATAGTCGCCGTGGGCCTCGCGCAGCTTGGGGGCCACGTCATCGCACTGCAGCAGTCCGATCACCATCGCCTGTCCTCCTCTCCCCCGTGGCCATCCGGCGACGCGGCGGCCCCGCGCCTGTTGCCGAATCGCGACCCGGAACTCCCGCCGCGCGCCCCCGGTCCACGCGTCCCCATCGTCACGTCGTGAGGTACCCATGATTCAGCAGGCACGTCTCGTCTCCCGGACCACCGCGCCGCGTCCCTCGTCCACCTGGACCGGCTGGGGCCAGTGGCTGGCCCTGGTCACCATGACGGTGGACCACCTGGTTCGCTACGCGGTGCCCGAGCAGTGGGGGCTGGGCTGGGCCGATGCCTCCATCGGCCGCATCGCCTTCCCGCTCTTCGCCGCCATGGTGGCCTGGCACGGCCTCTTCAACACCCGCAACCCGCTGCGCTATGCGCGCCGCATCCTGGTGATCGGCCTGGTGGCCCAGCTCCCCTACATGCTGATGCCCCGAGACGCGGAGGGCCTGATCTTCAACATCTGCTTCACCCTCGCCCTCGGACTGACCGGCGGCGTCTGGCTGACCGCCCTGAGGGAGCGCCTCGGGCGCGGCGCGCTCGGCGCCCCACGGCTGGCCGCCGAGGCCGGGCTCGCCATCGCCGCCTGGGCCGTGGCCGGCCTCTGGGTCGAGTATAGCCACCTGGGCCTGCTGATGATCCCGCTCTACATGGTCGCCATGCGCGCCCTGCACGAGGGCGGCGAGGCCCTCGTCGAGCGCCTCGCCGCCACCGCGCTGGCGCTGCCGGTGCTGGTCGCGGCCGGGCTGATGAACAGCTCCGACATGGCCAAGTCCTTCACCGTCGCCACCTGCCTGTCGGTCCTCTTGCTGGCGGCCGGCGCCCATCGCCCGGTCCCGCGCGTGCCGGTCAGCATGCCGCGTCGCCTGTGGCTCGGCTGGTACCCCGGGCACTTCGCGGCCATCGCCCTGGGGCTAGGGCTCGCCGGCGGGCCGGTCTGAACGCCGCGCCGCCATCAGGAACACCTTGAAGGCCTGCCAGAGCGGGCTGCGATAGCGCTGCGGATGCCAGACCAGGGAGAAGGTGCGGCGCAGCCGCAGCGGCGTCTCCAGGGCGATCAGCTCGCCGCGCTCGAGCTCGCCGGCCACGCTCAGCCGCGACAGGCAGCCAAGCCCCAGCCCCGCCCGCACGGCCTGCTTGATCGCCTCGTGCTGACCGAGCTCCATGCGCACCCTGGGCGGCGCGCCCCGGGCGCGCATCGCCTGCTCGAAGACGCCGCGGGTGCCCGACCCGGTCTCGCGCAGGATCCAGTCGGCCTCGGCCAGCGCCGCCTCGTCGAGCCGGCCGCGCCGGGCCAGCGCATGGCTCGGCGCGGCCACCACCACCATGCGGTCCTCGCACCAGGGCTCGCTGGCCAGCGACGGCTCGCGACACTCCCCCTCGATCAGCCCCAGATCCGCCTCCAGGCGCAGCACATCGGTGATCACCTCGAAGGTGTTGCGCAGCCTGAGCCGCAGGTCCGCCGCCGGGTGCGCCTCGCTGAAGCGCCCGGCCAGGGCCGGCAGCAGGTAGGTGCCCACGGTGGCGCTGGCGGAGACGCTGAGCACGCCCTGCAGGCGCCCCTCGGGCTCGGTGGCCTCGGCCACGAAGCCGGCGACGCCGTCCAGCAGCTCCTCGGCCCGCGGCAGCAGCCGGCGACCCAGGTCGTTGAGGTGCAGGCGGCGCCCCAGGCGCTCGAAGAGCGCGATCCCCAGGTGGCGCTCGAGGTCAGAGAGCGCCTGGCTGGTCGCCGACTGGGAGAGGCTCAGCTCGACGGCGGCCGCACTGACCGTGCCGAGCCGCGCCACCGTGGCGAAGACCTGCAGCTGTCGAAAACTCACCGTGGGAGTCATATCGGTTTTTCCGAAAAGCCAGTTCGTTATTAACCGATAACCATACGGCCTGAACCGCGCCTAGCATAGTCCGACCATCCCCTCGACAGGAGATCATCATGAGGCAAGGCCTGGCAGTCTGTACCGCCCTGACCGTCGCCGGCTTCGGACTGGCACAACTCCCCCCGCTGGCCAACGCCGGCATCAGCCCCCTGGTGGTGGCATTGCTGCTGGGCATCCTGGTCGGCAACACCCCGCTGGCCGGGCGTCTTCACCACACCGCCCCGGGGCTCAAGTTCGCCACCCGCTGGCTGCTGCGTGGCGGCATCGTGCTGTTCGGCCTCTCGCTGACCCTGCAGCAGGTCGCTGCCCTGGGCCCCAAGGTGCTGCTGCTCGACGTGCTGGTGATCGCCAGCGTGCTGGTCGCCGGCTACCTGATCGGCACCCGGGTGCTGGGCATGGACCGCGAGACCACCCTGCTGACCAGCGCCGGCAGCGCCATCTGCGGCGCCGCCGCGGTGCTGGCCACCGAATCGACCATCCGCTCGCGCCCCGCGGCCACCTCCATGGCGGTGGCCACGGTGGTGCTGTTCGGCTCGCTGGCGATGCTGCTCTACCCGCTGCTCTACCCGCTGCTGGGCATGGAGGAGGGCCTCTACGGCGTCTATATCGGCGCGACCGTCCACGAGGTCGCCCAGGTGGTGGCCGCGGGCGAGGCGGTGGGCCCCGAGGCCCTGGCCAACGCGGTGATCGTCAAGCTGGTGCGGGTGATGCTGCTGGTGCCCTTCCTGCTGATCGTCGGCCAGTGGTGGATGCGCCGTGGCGAGGGCGGCGAGGCGCAGGCGGCCGGCGGCGGCCTGGTGATCCCCTGGTTCGCCTTCGGCTTCATGGCCATGGTGGTCTTCAACAGCCTGGTCCGCCTGCCCGCGCCCCTGCACGAGGGCCTGGTGCTGGCCGGCCAGCTGGCGCTGACCATGGCCATGGCGGCGCTGGGCTACGAGACCCGGCTGGAGAAGCTCAAGGCGCTGGGCATCAAGCCCTTCATCCTGGCCCTCACGCTGTTCGTGCTGCTGATCGGCGGCGGCTTCCTGGCGAGCCGCCTGCTGATGGGCTGAGCGAGCCGATAGTGCTGTTCGCCGAGCGACGCTCGAGACGGCCGCCCCCCGGGGCGGCCGTCTTCGTCTGCGTCATGTCAGTACGCGCCGCACCAGCAGGGGCCCGAGGATCTCGAAGACCACCGTCGAGCCCACCACCGCGGAGAGCAGCAGGGTGCCGTGGGCGGGGAACTGCTCGGCGGCGAGCAGCGCCATGCCCATCGCCACCCCGGCCTGGGGCGTCAGGGCCAGGCCGATGTTGGGCGGCAGTTCCGCCTGGCGCTCCCGCGCCAGGCGCACTCCCAGCCGGCCGCCCAGGTAGCGTCCCAGCAGGCGCAGCAGGATATAGGCCAGGGTCAGGCCGACGGCGTCGTCCAGGTGGTAGAGATCGACGCTGGCCCCGGAGAGCACGAAGAAGAAGACCAGGAAAGGCCACTCGATATGCTCGATCTCGTTGAAGGAGCGGGTGTGGTGGGGGGAGAGGTTGGCGATCAGCGCCCCGGTGATCATCGCCGCCAGCAGCGACGAGACCACGAGCCAGGACGAGAGCCCGGCCAGCAGCAGGATCAGCGCCAGCGCCTCGACCTGGGTCGGCTCGCCGGGCCGCAGCCGCCCGGTCAGCCAGGCGGCGGGCAGGCCCACCGCGGCACCGAGCAGGAGCGCGCCGCCCAGCTCCCAGCCGGCCTCCAGCAGGGCCCGCTCGCCGCTGCCCGAGAGCCCCCACCCCAGCCCCGCCATGGCCAGGCCGAAGACCACGATGCCCCAGCCGTCGTCGATGGCCACGATGCCCAGCAGCAGCCGGGCGCGCAGCCGGCTGTCGCCGCTGTCGTGCACCGTCTCCTGGACGGCGGCCGGGTCGGTGGCCACCGAGATCGCCGCCAGCGAGACCGCCACCACCAGCGGGAAGCCCAGCGCCAGCAGGCCGACGCCCACGGCGAGGGCCCCCACCCCGATCACCGAGAGCGAGAGGATCAGCAGCAGCGGCCCGATGCTCTGCAGGCGCTCGCGGGTCAGCTCGCCGCCGAGCAAGAAGGCTACCATCACCAGCGCCACCTGGATCAGCGGCTCAGCGAGCCCGTCCAGGGGGCGAGGCTCCGGCGCCCCGAGGACCCCCTGCTGGACGACGGCCACGCCCACGCCGACCAGCACCAGCAGTGAGATGCGCGGCAGCCGGGTACGCCGCGCCACGGCGTCGGCGAAGATGCTCGAGGAAAGGATCACCCCCAGCAGGATCAGCGCCCCCGCGCTGGGCGACACCGGCAGCCAGGCCTGCGCGTGCTCTGCGATCTCCGTCACCGATGGGTTCTCCCTCTGCGGCCCTGTGTCGAACGCCTGTCCCGGCGACCCTCATCGTCGGCCGCCTACGCCTACCATGCCACAGGCCGGAGCATGACGCCTGACGGCAGAAGGCCCCGCACGGGCGGGGCCTTCTCGTGGCCGGCGGCATCGCCCCGACGCGAGACTTGTCGAGGCTGACGCGGGCTACTCGAAGCTGAAGCGGGGTGCCGGCGCGTCGGGCAGCAGGGCCGCGCAGGCGCGGACCTTCTCCAGCAGCGCATCAAAGGTCGGCGCCACCAGGTTGACGTGGGCCAGCTTGCGCCCCGGACGCTCGCCCTTGTCGTAGCGGTGCAGGTGAGCGTCGTCGATCTCCAGCAGCTTCGCCGCCTCGCCTTCGCGGCCGATCACGTTGACCATGCAGGTCGGCGCACGCGCCGCGGTGCTGCCCAGCGGCAGGCCCTGGATGGCACGCAGGTGGTTCTCGAACTGGCTGGTCACCGCGCCGTCCATGGTCCAGTGGCCGGAGTTGTGCACCCGGGGCGCCATCTCGTTGGCGAGCAGCGCGCCGTCGCGGGTCTGGAAGAGCTCCAGGGTCAGCACGCCGACGTAGTCGAGCT includes the following:
- a CDS encoding TraX family protein, which produces MIQQARLVSRTTAPRPSSTWTGWGQWLALVTMTVDHLVRYAVPEQWGLGWADASIGRIAFPLFAAMVAWHGLFNTRNPLRYARRILVIGLVAQLPYMLMPRDAEGLIFNICFTLALGLTGGVWLTALRERLGRGALGAPRLAAEAGLAIAAWAVAGLWVEYSHLGLLMIPLYMVAMRALHEGGEALVERLAATALALPVLVAAGLMNSSDMAKSFTVATCLSVLLLAAGAHRPVPRVPVSMPRRLWLGWYPGHFAAIALGLGLAGGPV
- a CDS encoding ABC transporter permease, which produces MDALMTWLEARLADNSIFTLQTLGYYGEGLVTTVQLVFLSLIIGLVLAVPLAIGRGSSHRWVSLPIFLYCYVFRGTPLLVQLYLIYYGVVFVEGIQETWLWVILEEPFVPALIAFTLNTAAYTTEIFRGAIKSTDRGEIEAARAYGMSRGLMLRRIVLPSAFRRALPAYGNEVIFMLHASAIASVVTIMDLTGAARFVYARFYAPFDAFLFVAAIYLCLTFAILYLFRYLERRLLAHLKPAGG
- a CDS encoding gamma-glutamyl-gamma-aminobutyrate hydrolase family protein (Members of this family of hydrolases with an active site Cys residue belong to MEROPS family C26.); this encodes MVIGLLQCDDVAPKLREAHGDYPAMFEALFHRVDPTLEFRVWRCLDGEIPDDPEAVDAWMTTGSKFGVNDELPWIVALEAFVRDLWAAGKPLVGICFGHQLMAKALGGEVAKSERGWGVGRSCNRVTARADWMVPWQPGLALLVSHQDQVTRLPPGARVLGGSAFCPRYLMQLGEHFLGVQGHPEFTKDYSRDLMALRADQVGHHRVRQGEASLSAPVDDTLMARWLLAFLRRAMAMRR
- a CDS encoding ABC transporter permease, whose amino-acid sequence is MIDLHGYGPRLLEGAMITIQLGVLSLILAVVLGLLTASAKMSRSWLAHRLGTLYTTIIRGVPDLVLMMLLFFGGQIGINQITDALYNHFGIDIFINVNEFVAGVITIGLIFGAYMGETFRGAFLAVDSGQIEAGRAYGMTPWLVFRRIRFPQMMRHAIPGLSNNWMVLLKTTALVSVIGLSDMVRVAAEASKATREPFTFMIIVAAIYLLIASVSEWGFARLQKRYNVGYREAD
- a CDS encoding ABC transporter ATP-binding protein, which codes for MADTPIPLEVRNITKRFGDTDVLKGLSLKAHKGDVITLIGASGSGKSTFLRCMNLLEQPDEGDLIVHGENIQFKLTKHGREPADWKQVVRMRAKLSMVFQGFNLWAHMTLLENIIEAPVHVLGKPRQEAIAHARELLERVGLAERADYYPAQMSGGQQQRGAIARALAMDPEVMLFDEPTSALDPELVGDVLKVMRDLAREGRTMIVVTHEMAFARDVSSQVIYLHQGQVEEAGPPDEVLGNPRSERLKQFLAPKH
- a CDS encoding succinylglutamate desuccinylase; the protein is MLSEWLDQALEGREPAAREGRVPGGRYRLLAPGVLELVPDTCRDEARACVLSVGIHGNETAPIELVGALLARLEAGLLTLGAPLLVLLGHPEAIRRGERFVATNLNRLFRRDLIEAGDEPDRARTLMAAVDAFYGRHASLAPLHYDLHTAIRDSRFPRFVVEPFGETPTPPAQWQWLAGADIQAVLHQHRHSWTFSHYSKHYHGAAAFTLELGRALPFGANDLAPLAPMGRLLEALVEGRAPEGDAPTRMAFFRAEHELMRHAPDFRLCFPDDTPNFTEFAPGTRLAEDASAGPFDVGETPLSVVFPNARVEIGARAALLVVPSPPPA
- a CDS encoding transporter substrate-binding domain-containing protein; translation: MNHLLSLGVIGATLIAGSASAEVRDIRIGVDVPYEPMEYRTPEGELTGFDIDLGNALCAEIGIQCEWVVQGWDGIIPGLKARKYDAIMSSMTINEQRREQVLFSDPYITPPSAWFAPGDVAIDTPSDETLEGLTLGVQRGTLQDNYVTDMYGDVAEVNRYATADDMVLDMDSGRLDAAFLDFPIGKSTLLDSEAGDYKVIGEKVTEPKEYFGEGFGIAFRQRDGELAEAFNAALSTLKENGTYDEIHAKYFGAD
- a CDS encoding DUF1338 domain-containing protein, whose amino-acid sequence is MPSEMSLEQFFARLWDDYTAMTPQASRLHAALVADGETIVNDHVAFRTFDRGPIRLAELEPHLLALGYTRLEPYDFEAKKLRAWGYLPPRDDQPRVFLSELKCDALSASAQAIIDDLVAQIDPARIASPEVMWAGRLWEAPSWEAYQALAEESEYAAWLSIIGLRANHFTISVNRLRQTPTLASLLEKVEALGLSINTSGGRIKGSPEVLLEQASTLADRMPFTFAGGRVEEIPTCYYEFARRYADAEGRLYQGFVAASADRIFESTDVRRDHAL
- a CDS encoding class I SAM-dependent methyltransferase, with translation MTDPVDRFAARPLVAHYDAPRAAGEPDLAARLREAFGAAGHDPERLTLDAIAGIDQLHLGGRRASRSLAARGELVPGDRVLDVGCGTGGASRLLAAAFGSEVTGLDITPAFVEVAQWLSRATGLDDRTHFLCADAARVPLPDASVEVVWCQHALMNMPDAAAVLAEWWRLLVPGGRVLLHEVVAGDEASPLLLPVPWARDAATSHLRSRHALEALLTAGGFVPVAVQDVTAAALEWRRKHSRREGEAAASGPALPGPGLIFGEVFAEMGRNLRDNLAADRVRIIEGVFRQSSPPSHS
- a CDS encoding lipocalin family protein; the protein is MSRPLLTAALLGLGLAGCTGLPEGTRAVSDFSLDRYLGRWYEIARLDHGFEEGLDCVTADYSRREAGGVRVINRGVDLAAGEESVAEGKAYPIGAPGEGRLKVSFFGPFYAGYNVLALDPAYDWALVAGPDRDYLWLLSRTPELAPATYQTLVARARALDFPVEELIEVEQGEACAAWR